From one Streptomyces sp. SCSIO 30461 genomic stretch:
- a CDS encoding serine hydrolase domain-containing protein, translating into MNPRTFGIRGFLAAALVLGVSAGPGIFPAVADAPATACQDRAGAPDAKALREAITGLPHARATAALVRVGGDEGSWHGSSGVRDLDSGRPADPDARFRAGSVTKVFTAAVVLQLAAEGKVGLDRPVRSYLPDLVPAAYGRVTVRQLLNHTHGIPSADVPGGTVEEWYENRFAVHDPRAMVRSATAKTKEFEPGTEQHYLNIGYTVAGLLVERVTGERYADAVGRRVLKPLGLRGTYFPGTDPRIRGPHNRGYQTMTLDDGVEGLLDVTVWGVTDAWAAGDLISTTADLERFTKALFQGRIVRGPLLEEMFTLPGERVRDHVSGDPAVYSAGLSVSKQGGREIWGKTGARWGYSTGIGATRDLCRTLVYNVNSTDAKGQGTNSVAAAVIGAVFSRPGH; encoded by the coding sequence ATGAACCCCCGAACCTTCGGTATCCGCGGCTTCCTCGCCGCCGCGCTCGTCCTCGGCGTCAGTGCCGGTCCGGGCATCTTCCCGGCCGTCGCGGACGCTCCGGCGACCGCCTGTCAGGACCGGGCCGGCGCCCCGGACGCGAAGGCCCTGCGCGAGGCGATCACCGGACTGCCCCATGCCCGTGCGACGGCAGCGCTGGTGCGGGTGGGCGGCGACGAGGGCAGTTGGCACGGGAGTTCCGGCGTTCGTGATCTGGACTCGGGTCGTCCGGCCGACCCTGACGCGCGCTTCCGCGCCGGCTCGGTGACAAAGGTCTTCACCGCGGCGGTGGTGCTCCAGCTGGCGGCCGAGGGGAAGGTCGGCCTGGACCGCCCCGTGCGCTCGTATCTGCCCGATCTGGTCCCCGCGGCGTACGGGCGGGTCACCGTGCGCCAATTGCTGAACCACACGCATGGCATCCCGAGCGCCGATGTGCCGGGAGGCACGGTCGAGGAGTGGTACGAGAACCGCTTCGCGGTGCATGACCCGCGGGCGATGGTGCGCTCCGCCACGGCCAAGACAAAGGAGTTCGAGCCGGGTACCGAGCAGCACTACCTCAACATCGGCTACACCGTCGCCGGACTGCTGGTCGAGCGGGTGACGGGCGAGCGGTACGCGGACGCCGTCGGGCGCCGCGTCCTGAAGCCGCTCGGCCTGCGCGGCACCTACTTCCCCGGCACCGACCCGCGCATCAGGGGCCCGCACAACCGCGGTTACCAGACGATGACGCTGGACGACGGCGTCGAAGGCCTGCTCGATGTGACGGTGTGGGGTGTGACGGATGCCTGGGCGGCGGGCGACCTGATCTCCACGACCGCTGATCTGGAGCGGTTCACCAAGGCCCTCTTCCAAGGCCGGATCGTTCGCGGACCACTACTGGAAGAGATGTTCACCCTCCCGGGTGAGAGGGTGCGCGACCATGTGTCAGGAGACCCTGCCGTGTACTCGGCCGGCCTGTCCGTGTCGAAGCAGGGCGGGCGTGAGATATGGGGCAAGACGGGTGCCCGCTGGGGCTACAGCACGGGGATCGGCGCCACCCGCGACCTGTGCCGCACGTTGGTGTACAACGTCAACTCCACGGACGCCAAGGGTCAGGGCACCAACTCTGTGGCAGCGGCCGTCATCGGCGCGGTGTTCAGCAGGCCCGGGCACTGA
- a CDS encoding aspartate aminotransferase family protein, translated as MGNPIAVSKDRSDLSQSAYDHLWMHFTRMSSYETAPVPTIVRGEGTYIYDDKGKRYIDGLAGLFVVQAGHGRKELAEVAAKQAQELAFFPVWSYAHPKAVELAERLANEAPGDLNKVFFTTGGGEAVETAWKLAKQYFKLVGKPTKYKVISRAVAYHGTPQGALSITGLPGLKAPFEPLVPGAHKVPNTNIYRAPLYGDDPEAFGRWAADQIEQQILFEGPDTVAAVFLEPVQNAGGCFPPPPGYFRRVREICDQYDVLLVSDEVICAFGRLGKTFACDKFGYVPDMITCAKGMTSGYSPIGACIVSDRLAEPFYKGDNTFLHGYTFGGHPVSAAVALANLDLFEREKLNQHVLDQEGAFLSTLQKLHDLPIVGDVRGNGFFYGIELVKDKHSKESFNEEETERVLYGFLSKALFDAGLYCRADDRGDPVIQLAPPLISDQSTFDEIEQVLRSVLTEAWTKL; from the coding sequence GTGGGGAACCCGATAGCCGTGAGCAAGGACCGCAGCGACCTCTCCCAGTCCGCCTACGACCACCTGTGGATGCACTTCACCCGCATGTCGTCGTACGAGACCGCACCCGTCCCCACCATCGTGCGCGGTGAGGGCACCTACATCTACGACGACAAGGGCAAGCGCTACATCGACGGCCTCGCGGGGCTCTTCGTGGTCCAGGCGGGCCACGGCCGCAAGGAGCTCGCCGAGGTCGCCGCGAAGCAGGCGCAGGAGCTGGCCTTCTTCCCCGTGTGGTCGTACGCCCACCCCAAGGCCGTCGAGCTGGCCGAGCGCCTCGCGAACGAGGCCCCCGGCGACCTGAACAAGGTCTTCTTCACCACCGGCGGCGGCGAGGCGGTCGAGACCGCCTGGAAGCTCGCCAAGCAGTACTTCAAGCTCGTCGGCAAGCCCACCAAGTACAAGGTCATCTCACGTGCGGTCGCCTACCACGGCACCCCGCAGGGCGCTCTTTCCATCACCGGGCTGCCCGGCCTGAAGGCTCCCTTCGAGCCGCTGGTGCCCGGCGCGCACAAGGTGCCCAACACCAACATCTACCGCGCCCCGCTGTACGGCGACGACCCGGAGGCCTTCGGCCGCTGGGCCGCCGACCAGATCGAGCAGCAGATCCTGTTCGAGGGCCCGGACACGGTCGCCGCGGTCTTCCTGGAGCCGGTGCAGAACGCGGGCGGCTGCTTCCCGCCCCCGCCCGGCTACTTCCGGCGGGTTCGCGAGATCTGCGACCAGTACGACGTGCTGCTGGTATCGGACGAGGTCATCTGCGCCTTCGGCCGACTGGGCAAGACATTCGCGTGTGACAAGTTCGGCTACGTACCGGACATGATCACCTGTGCCAAGGGCATGACCTCGGGCTACTCCCCGATCGGCGCCTGCATCGTCTCCGACCGGCTGGCCGAGCCGTTCTACAAGGGAGACAACACCTTCCTGCACGGCTACACCTTCGGCGGCCACCCGGTCTCCGCCGCCGTCGCGCTCGCCAACCTCGACCTGTTCGAGCGCGAGAAGCTGAACCAGCACGTGCTCGACCAGGAAGGTGCCTTCCTGAGCACGCTCCAGAAGCTGCACGATCTGCCGATCGTCGGCGACGTGCGCGGAAACGGCTTCTTCTACGGGATCGAGCTGGTGAAGGACAAGCACTCCAAGGAGTCCTTCAACGAGGAGGAGACGGAGCGCGTGCTCTACGGCTTCCTCTCCAAGGCGCTGTTCGACGCGGGTCTGTACTGCCGCGCCGACGACCGCGGCGATCCGGTCATCCAGCTCGCGCCGCCGCTGATCTCGGACCAGTCGACCTTCGACGAGATCGAGCAGGTGCTGCGGTCGGTGCTCACGGAGGCCTGGACCAAGCTTTAA
- a CDS encoding TetR/AcrR family transcriptional regulator, translating into MSGDPRAERTRRRLRRALLEECGERPLAELTVATLVRRASVGRATFYLHYPDLEALAVDACAEIVREAVDALHAWRGVPSPETPPEALTAFFTGIEPHAGLYRVLLREGGGGPLGELLHHELRERSRSERELAGAPYADLVASAVAATFTGLLADWLHARVAASPPEIARYAWRLLFALHTTRLG; encoded by the coding sequence ATGAGCGGTGACCCCCGCGCGGAGCGCACCCGCCGACGGCTGCGCCGCGCGCTGCTGGAGGAGTGCGGTGAGCGGCCGCTGGCAGAGCTCACCGTCGCAACCCTGGTCCGGCGCGCGAGCGTCGGCCGCGCCACGTTCTATCTGCACTACCCGGACCTGGAAGCACTCGCGGTGGACGCCTGCGCGGAGATCGTCCGCGAAGCCGTGGACGCCCTGCACGCGTGGCGTGGCGTGCCGAGCCCGGAAACACCGCCGGAGGCGCTCACGGCGTTCTTCACCGGCATCGAGCCCCATGCGGGCCTCTACCGGGTCCTGCTTCGGGAGGGTGGCGGGGGCCCGCTGGGCGAGTTGCTCCACCACGAACTACGGGAACGCAGCCGCAGCGAACGCGAGCTCGCCGGGGCGCCGTACGCCGATCTGGTCGCATCGGCGGTCGCGGCCACCTTCACCGGCCTGCTGGCCGACTGGCTCCACGCCCGGGTGGCGGCGTCGCCGCCTGAGATCGCCCGCTACGCCTGGCGACTGCTGTTCGCCCTCCACACGACCCGGCTGGGCTGA
- a CDS encoding DUF1304 domain-containing protein, producing MTALSYVLTGLVAALHAYILVLEMFLWERAPGRRLSGFDAPTAELTARLAANQGLYNGFLAAGLVWGLIADDPTGFQVRVFFLSCVLVAGLYGGATANRRIYAAQALPGGLALAAVLVAG from the coding sequence ATGACTGCGCTCTCCTATGTTCTGACCGGCCTGGTCGCCGCGCTGCACGCCTACATCCTGGTGCTCGAGATGTTCCTCTGGGAGCGTGCCCCGGGCCGTCGGCTTTCGGGATTCGACGCTCCGACCGCCGAGTTGACCGCACGCCTCGCAGCCAACCAGGGCCTCTACAACGGGTTCCTGGCCGCCGGGCTGGTCTGGGGCCTGATAGCGGACGACCCGACCGGGTTCCAGGTGCGGGTGTTCTTCCTGAGCTGCGTACTGGTGGCCGGGCTGTACGGCGGCGCCACCGCGAACCGGCGCATCTACGCAGCCCAGGCCCTGCCGGGCGGGCTGGCGCTGGCAGCGGTACTGGTGGCCGGATGA
- a CDS encoding response regulator transcription factor, whose protein sequence is MTIRVVVADDQELVRSGLVMILEAQQDIEVVAEAEDGVAAVDAVRRHSPDVALLDVRMPGADGIEACRTISALSTCRTVMLTTFDTDEYVFEALQAGASGFLLKDVRRDDLVHAVRVAARGDSLLAPSVARRLVEEFTQRAARPRAALDCGRLDALTARERETLLLLGHGLSNAEIAARLVVSEHTVKTHVGNVLSKLGLRDRVQAVICAYETGLIAAGHPPHGGAGLAASPVPARN, encoded by the coding sequence TTGACGATCCGTGTGGTGGTGGCCGATGACCAGGAGTTGGTGCGCAGCGGCCTCGTGATGATCCTGGAGGCCCAGCAGGACATCGAGGTCGTGGCCGAGGCCGAGGACGGGGTGGCAGCCGTGGACGCGGTACGCCGCCACTCCCCTGATGTGGCACTGCTCGACGTCCGGATGCCCGGTGCGGACGGGATCGAGGCCTGCCGCACCATCAGCGCCCTATCCACCTGCCGCACCGTGATGCTGACGACGTTCGACACCGACGAGTACGTCTTCGAGGCGCTGCAGGCGGGCGCCAGTGGCTTCCTGCTGAAGGACGTACGCCGCGACGACCTCGTGCACGCGGTGCGGGTCGCGGCACGGGGCGACTCGCTTCTCGCGCCTTCGGTGGCCCGCCGGTTGGTGGAGGAGTTCACCCAGCGCGCCGCACGTCCCCGGGCGGCGCTGGACTGCGGACGGCTGGACGCGCTGACGGCACGGGAACGGGAGACGCTGCTCCTGCTGGGGCACGGGCTGTCCAACGCGGAGATCGCGGCAAGACTCGTGGTCAGTGAGCACACCGTCAAGACGCATGTGGGCAACGTGCTGTCGAAGCTCGGCCTGCGGGACCGTGTCCAGGCGGTCATCTGCGCCTACGAGACGGGGTTGATCGCCGCAGGGCATCCCCCGCACGGGGGAGCAGGACTCGCTGCCTCCCCCGTACCGGCGAGGAACTGA
- a CDS encoding Lrp/AsnC family transcriptional regulator: MVSRSAESKTGSSSSPTIDAVSLAIIEQLQEDGRRPYAAIGKAVGLSEAAVRQRVQKLLDQGVMQIVAVTDPLTVGLRRQAMVGINVEGDLDPVADALTAMSEVEYVVMTAGSFDLIVEIVCEDDDHLLEVINRRIRTLPGVRSTQSFVYLKLKKQTYMWGTR, encoded by the coding sequence GTGGTCAGTCGAAGCGCAGAGTCCAAGACCGGTAGCAGTTCGTCTCCGACGATCGATGCCGTCTCCTTGGCGATCATCGAGCAATTGCAGGAGGACGGGCGCCGCCCGTACGCCGCGATAGGCAAGGCCGTCGGCCTCTCGGAGGCGGCCGTCCGGCAGCGTGTCCAGAAACTGCTCGACCAGGGCGTCATGCAGATCGTCGCCGTCACCGACCCACTCACCGTGGGACTGCGCCGCCAGGCGATGGTCGGGATCAACGTCGAGGGCGATCTGGATCCGGTGGCCGACGCGCTGACCGCCATGTCCGAAGTCGAGTACGTCGTCATGACGGCGGGCTCGTTCGACCTCATCGTGGAGATCGTCTGCGAGGACGACGACCACCTGCTTGAGGTGATCAACCGGCGCATCCGCACCCTGCCCGGTGTGCGCTCCACCCAGAGCTTCGTCTACCTCAAGCTGAAGAAGCAGACCTATATGTGGGGAACCCGATAG
- a CDS encoding gamma-aminobutyraldehyde dehydrogenase, with the protein MTTELRRLRNYIDGEFRDAADGRTIEVVNPATGEAYATSPLSGQADVDAAMAAAAAAFPAWRDSTPAERQKVLLKIADAFEERAEELIAAESENTGKPLELTRTEEIPPMIDQIRFFAGAARMLEGRSAGEYMEGMTSIVRREPVGVCAQVAPWNYPMMMAVWKFAPALAAGNTVVLKPSDTTPASTVLIAEIIGSIVPKGVFNVLCGDRDTGRMMVEHRTPAMASITGSVRAGMQVAESAAKDVKRVHLELGGKAPVVVFEDTDIAKAVEDISVAGFFNAGQDCTAATRVLVHESIHDEFVAALAKAAKDTKTGMPDDEDVLYGPLNNANQLKQVSGFIDRLPAHAKVEAGGNRVGDKGYFYAPTVVSGLKQDDEIVQNEVFGPVITVQSFRDEEQAVEYANGVEYALASSVWTKDHARAMRMSKVLDFGCVWINTHIPLVAEMPHGGFKKSGYGKDLSAYGFDDYTRIKHVMTSLDA; encoded by the coding sequence GTGACCACCGAACTGCGTCGTCTGCGCAACTACATCGACGGAGAGTTCCGGGACGCCGCGGACGGGCGGACCATCGAGGTGGTCAACCCGGCCACGGGTGAGGCCTACGCGACCTCGCCGCTGTCCGGCCAGGCGGATGTGGACGCCGCCATGGCCGCCGCTGCCGCCGCCTTCCCGGCCTGGCGCGACAGCACTCCGGCGGAGCGCCAGAAAGTCCTGCTGAAGATCGCGGACGCCTTCGAGGAGCGCGCGGAGGAGCTGATCGCGGCAGAGTCGGAGAACACCGGCAAGCCGCTGGAGCTCACCCGCACCGAAGAGATCCCGCCGATGATCGACCAGATCCGCTTCTTCGCGGGCGCAGCGCGGATGCTGGAGGGCCGCTCGGCCGGTGAGTACATGGAGGGCATGACCTCCATCGTGCGTCGCGAGCCGGTCGGCGTCTGCGCGCAGGTCGCGCCGTGGAACTACCCGATGATGATGGCCGTCTGGAAGTTCGCCCCGGCGCTCGCCGCGGGCAACACGGTCGTCCTCAAGCCCTCGGACACCACCCCGGCGTCCACCGTGCTGATCGCCGAGATCATCGGCTCGATCGTGCCCAAGGGTGTCTTCAACGTCCTGTGCGGCGACCGCGACACCGGCCGCATGATGGTCGAGCACCGGACCCCGGCCATGGCGTCCATCACCGGGTCGGTACGAGCCGGTATGCAGGTCGCCGAGTCCGCGGCCAAGGACGTCAAGCGCGTCCACCTGGAGCTGGGCGGCAAGGCGCCGGTCGTGGTCTTCGAGGACACCGACATCGCCAAGGCCGTCGAGGACATCTCGGTCGCCGGCTTCTTCAACGCGGGCCAGGACTGCACGGCGGCCACCCGCGTGCTGGTGCACGAGTCGATCCACGACGAGTTCGTGGCCGCGCTCGCGAAGGCGGCGAAGGACACGAAGACCGGCATGCCGGACGACGAGGACGTGCTGTACGGCCCCCTCAACAACGCCAACCAGCTGAAGCAGGTCTCCGGCTTCATCGACCGCCTCCCGGCGCACGCCAAGGTCGAGGCGGGCGGCAACCGGGTCGGGGACAAGGGCTACTTCTACGCGCCGACCGTGGTCTCCGGGCTGAAGCAGGACGACGAGATCGTCCAGAACGAGGTCTTCGGGCCGGTCATCACCGTCCAGTCGTTCCGCGACGAGGAGCAGGCGGTCGAGTACGCGAACGGCGTGGAGTACGCGCTCGCGTCGTCGGTCTGGACGAAGGACCACGCCCGGGCGATGCGGATGTCCAAGGTGCTGGACTTCGGCTGCGTGTGGATCAACACGCACATCCCCCTGGTGGCGGAGATGCCGCACGGCGGGTTCAAGAAGTCGGGGTACGGAAAGGACCTGTCGGCGTACGGGTTCGACGACTACACGCGCATCAAGCACGTGATGACGTCCCTCGACGCGTAG